The proteins below come from a single Jaculus jaculus isolate mJacJac1 chromosome 12, mJacJac1.mat.Y.cur, whole genome shotgun sequence genomic window:
- the Fhip2b gene encoding FHF complex subunit HOOK interacting protein 2B isoform X2 translates to MLDILVYEERQQAAAGEAGPCLEYLLQHKILETLCTLGKAEYPPGMRQQVFQFFSKVLAQVQHPLLHYLSVHRPVQKLLRLGGTVSGSLPEKEELQLTTVLCSKIQQDPELLTHILEGKKIGSRKKASRDYTALPKDTASHRDKDRPHNSAPDGEHCGPPALNSCLPAESEGPGGPAESNLITSLLGLCKSKKSRVALKSQENLLLLVSVASPAAATYLAQSSSCCVVIAEYLCQLYRSMPAFLDPADIAALEGISWRLPSAPSDEASFPGKEALAAFLGWFDYCDHLITEAHKVVAEALAKAVAEKLFVETLQPQLLHVSEQSILTSTALLTAMLRQLHSPGLLQEAVAFLLGADRQPAVLEDSSRTLGARLIGHCDHLSDEISIATLRLFEELLQKPHERVIRSLVLCHLEGRLYVARGSPEPESYEDTLDLEEDPYFTDGFLDSGLQPCAKPHRAPAPGSDGRTAVTEIVNSFLCLVPEEAKTSAFLEETGYDTYVHDAYGLFQECSSRVSPWGWPVGPAPLDPNEPERPFFEGHFLQVLFDRMARILDQPYSLNLQVTSVLSRLALFPHPHIHEYLLDPYISLAPGCRSLFSVLVRVIGDLMQRIQRVSQFPGKLLLVRKQLMGQVPGEQLDHQTLLQGVVVLEEFCKELAAIAFVKFPPHAPHLNLSPPPEGQV, encoded by the exons TACCCCCCGGGCATGCGGCAGCAGGTGTTCCAGTTCTTCAGCAAGGTCCTGGCCCAGGTGCAGCATCCCCTGCTGCATTACCTCAGCGTCCACAGGCCCGTGCAG AAACTCCTTCGACTTGGTGGGACAGTCTCTGGGTCCCTGCCAGAAAAGGAAGAGTTACAGCTCACCACTGTCCTCTGCTCTAAGATCCAGCAGGACCCGGAGTTACTCACCCATATCCTAGAA GGTAAAAAGATTGGCAGCAGGAAGAAGGCATCTAGAGACTACACTGCTCTGCCTAAAGACACAGCCAGCCACAGGGACAAGGACCGTCCCCACAACAGTGCTCCTGATGGGGAGCACTGTGGGCCCCCAGCTTTGAACAGCTGCCTGCCTGCTGAGTCCGAGGGGCCTGGTGGGCCAGCGGAGAGCAACCTCATCACCTCCCTGCTGGGGCTGTGCAAGAGCAAG AAGAGTCGGGTGGCCCTGAAGTCCCAGGAGAACCTGCTGCTACTGGTAAGTGTGGCCTCCCCGGCAGCTGCCACCTACCTGGCACAGAGCAGCTCCTGTTGTGTGGTGATCGCCGAATACCTCTGCCAGCTGTACCGGTCCATGCCTGCCTTCCTCGACCCCGCAGACATTGCTGCTTTAGAAGGCATCAGCTGGAG GTTACCCAGTGCCCCGTCCGATGAGGCATCCTTCCCCGGCAAGGAGGCGCTGGCTGCCTTCCTGGGCTGGTTTGATTACTGCGACCACCTTATCACAGAGGCACACAAG GTGGTTGCGGAAGCCTTGGCGAAGGCTGTGGCCGAGAAGCTGTTTGTGGAGACTCTGCAGCCTCAGCTCCTCCATGT GTCCGAGCAGAGCATCCTGACTTCCACTGCCCTGCTGACAGCCATGCTGCGCCAGCTGCACTCCCCTGGGCTGCTCCAGGAGGCCGTGGCCTTTCTCCTGGGCGCCGACCGGCAGCCTGCGGTCCTGGAGGACAGCTCCCGCACCCTAGGAGCGCGCCTCATAGGGCACTGTGACCATCTCTCTGATGAG ATCAGCATCGCCACGCTGCGGCTATTTGAGGAACTGCTCCAGAAGCCGCACGAGCGGGTCATCCGGAGCCTGGTCCTGTGCCACCTTGAGGGCCGCCTGTATGTGGCCCGGGGCTCGCCGGAGCCTGAGAGCTATGAGGACACCCT GGATCTGGAGGAAGACCCCTACTTCACCGATGGCTTCCTGGATTCTGGGCTTCAGCCCTGCGCAAAGCCTCACCGAGCTCCAGCCCCAGGTTCTGACGGCAGAACAGCCGTGACGGAGATCGTGAACAG CTTCCTCTGCCTGGTCCCCGAGGAAGCCAAGACGTCAGCCTTCCTGGAGGAGACCGGATATGACACGTATGTCCACGATGCCTACGGACTG TTTCAGGAGTGCAGTTCCCGGGTCTCCCCGTGGGGCTGGCCCGTAGGCCCTGCGCCCTTGGACCCCAACGAACCTGAACGGCCTTTCTTTGAGGGCCACTTCCTCCAAGTGCTCTTTGACCGCATGGCCCGGATTTTGGATCAG CCATATAGCTTGAACCTACAAGTGACCTCAGTCCTGTCCCGGCTcgctctcttcccccacccccatatcCATGAATACCTCCTGGATCCCTACATCAGCCTGGCTCCTGGCTGCAGGAGCCTGTTCTCGGTGCTTGTCAGG GTGATCGGGGATTTAATGCAAAGGATTCAGAGGGTGTCCCAGTTTCCGGGCAAACTGCTTCTGGTACGCAAGCAGCTGATGGGCCAGGTCCCTGGAGAGCA ACTGGACCACCAGACCCTCCtccagggcgtggtggtgctggAGGAGTTCTGCAAGGAGCTGGCTGCCATCGCCTTTGTCAAGTTTCCTCCGCATGCTCCTCACCTGAACCTCTCTCCACCCCCGGAAGGGCAAGTCTGA
- the Nudt18 gene encoding 8-oxo-dGDP phosphatase NUDT18 isoform X1 yields MASQGLAEALAAVLGGKGLPVQGCDSEPAGQPPVPARLRKNVCYVVLAVFLNEQDEVLMIQEAKRECRGTWYLPAGRMEPEETIVEAMQREVKEEAGLLCEPVTLLSVEERGASWVRFVFLARPTGGVLKTSKDADAESLQAGWYPRLSLPTPLRAHDVFHLVELGAQYCQQATHPHILPQELPCSMVCQRLVATFTSVQTVWVLVGTMGTPHLPITACGFTPMEQRGGIKVAVLRLLQECLILHNLSVETKGLLGLQHLGRDHVDGICLNLLVAVAFRNPGIQDEPPKVRGENYFWWKVIGEDLQKQLLHRLQETSVVPVNR; encoded by the exons ATGGCCTCGCAAGGCCTGGCGGAGGCGCTGGCTGCCGTGCTGGGGGGCAAGGGGCTGCCGGTGCAGGGCTGTGACTCGGAGCCGGCCGGACAGCCGCCGGTGCCCGCGCGGCTGCGGAAGAACGTCTGCTACGTGGTGCTGGCCGTGTTCCTCAACGAGCAG GACGAGGTGTTAATGATCCAGGAGGCCAAGAGGGAGTGCCGAGGGACGTGGTACCTCCCCGCGGGGCGAATGGAGCCGGAGGAGACCATCGTGGAGGCCATGCAGCGGGAGGTGAAGGAGGAGGCTGGACTCCTTTGTGAGCCCGTGACACTGCTGTCAGTGGAGGAACGGGGAGCCTCCTGGGTCCGCTTTGTGTTCCTTGCTCGCCCAACAG GCGGAGTTCTTAAAACCTCCAAAGACGCCGATGCAGAGTCTCTGCAGGCTGGCTGGTACCCACGGCTTTCCCTGCCCACTCCGCTTCGAGCCCATGACGTCTTTCACCTGGTAGAGCTAGGCGCCCAGTACTGCCAGCAAGCCACGCATCCTCACATTCTGCCTCAGGAGCTTCCTTGCAGTATGGTCTGCCAGAGGCTGGTGGCCACCTTTACCAGTGTCCAGACAGTATGGGTACTGGTGGGCACAATGGGGACGCCTCACTTGCCCATCACTGCCTGTGGCTTCACACCCATGGAGCAGAGGGGTGGCATCAAGGTGGCTGTCCTGCGGCTGTTGCAGGAATGCCTGATCCTGCACAATTTGTCAGTGGAGACCAAGGGATTGCTTGGACTACAGCATCTGGGCAGAGACCACGTAGATGGCATCTGCCTGAATCTGTTAGTGGCGGTGGCCTTTAGGAACCCAGGAATCCAGGACGAGCCCCCAAAAGTTCGGGGTGAGAACTACTTTTGGTGGAAGGTGATAGGGGAAGACCTACAAAAGCAGCTCCTACACAGACTCCAAGAGACCTCTGTTGTCCCAGTGAACAGATAG
- the Nudt18 gene encoding 8-oxo-dGDP phosphatase NUDT18 isoform X2 produces MIQEAKRECRGTWYLPAGRMEPEETIVEAMQREVKEEAGLLCEPVTLLSVEERGASWVRFVFLARPTGGVLKTSKDADAESLQAGWYPRLSLPTPLRAHDVFHLVELGAQYCQQATHPHILPQELPCSMVCQRLVATFTSVQTVWVLVGTMGTPHLPITACGFTPMEQRGGIKVAVLRLLQECLILHNLSVETKGLLGLQHLGRDHVDGICLNLLVAVAFRNPGIQDEPPKVRGENYFWWKVIGEDLQKQLLHRLQETSVVPVNR; encoded by the exons ATGATCCAGGAGGCCAAGAGGGAGTGCCGAGGGACGTGGTACCTCCCCGCGGGGCGAATGGAGCCGGAGGAGACCATCGTGGAGGCCATGCAGCGGGAGGTGAAGGAGGAGGCTGGACTCCTTTGTGAGCCCGTGACACTGCTGTCAGTGGAGGAACGGGGAGCCTCCTGGGTCCGCTTTGTGTTCCTTGCTCGCCCAACAG GCGGAGTTCTTAAAACCTCCAAAGACGCCGATGCAGAGTCTCTGCAGGCTGGCTGGTACCCACGGCTTTCCCTGCCCACTCCGCTTCGAGCCCATGACGTCTTTCACCTGGTAGAGCTAGGCGCCCAGTACTGCCAGCAAGCCACGCATCCTCACATTCTGCCTCAGGAGCTTCCTTGCAGTATGGTCTGCCAGAGGCTGGTGGCCACCTTTACCAGTGTCCAGACAGTATGGGTACTGGTGGGCACAATGGGGACGCCTCACTTGCCCATCACTGCCTGTGGCTTCACACCCATGGAGCAGAGGGGTGGCATCAAGGTGGCTGTCCTGCGGCTGTTGCAGGAATGCCTGATCCTGCACAATTTGTCAGTGGAGACCAAGGGATTGCTTGGACTACAGCATCTGGGCAGAGACCACGTAGATGGCATCTGCCTGAATCTGTTAGTGGCGGTGGCCTTTAGGAACCCAGGAATCCAGGACGAGCCCCCAAAAGTTCGGGGTGAGAACTACTTTTGGTGGAAGGTGATAGGGGAAGACCTACAAAAGCAGCTCCTACACAGACTCCAAGAGACCTCTGTTGTCCCAGTGAACAGATAG